The following are encoded together in the Spiroplasma apis B31 genome:
- a CDS encoding PTS fructose transporter subunit IIABC, translated as MEKAYENINVFLDVELSTRNDVLEYISSKAVELNIYSNKDDLLLGFLSREKEASTGFEDGFAIPHSKVKGIQEPSIICVRLKNGVDWESLDKKPTNIAIALIIPDKANEDHINLLSSIAIKLMNKNTRESLKKATTNAKFISILCKEKDKPKERVQKLDPKGLNIVAVTACIIGVAHTYMAEERLLDSLTKAGHNIRVETQGSKGVGTPLTSSEIEKADIVILAADTNVEKSRFNGKKVYETHVSRAIKEPLKVLNDALDKGKVLQDSVSFGDASSQYHEKQGVLKHILAGISYMIPIIIMGGICLAASLGIAKAIWGPTASTTGLNNEHPWNPLAIMEKIGGAAFTLMIPILAAFIANSIAGRAAIAPALVGGFIGNDAKNFMPLPGMPEASAPMGFIGAIIAGLLVGYFVRWVNTWNVPKALRAAMPIFFIPIIGGVGISILFIYIIGGPIGYVVGEFGEAIKKGYKSESFGVGLGMALGILLGAMASFDMGGPINKVAFVTCVALIDQQVYYPMGAMATAIPIAPLGMGLTSVLFKRFFSKDEQAMGASAIIMGTIGISEGAIPFAIRDPKRAIPCNILGGMVAGGIAGAFKIEDSAGHGGPIVAFLGAIPYGEQTLIYFVAVAAGVFVTSSLYGLWLVSSLGKVGSVKEAKVKRIEVLLEERKQKEYEVTRKIKNLKQLIKNANNEDEVSALKIKIEDLRSQYLPIKTEFIERKEKTNKSYLEVKNSEKSFVASNRKNIKDAKNKIIKNKKEELEKLHKAKAESFKTLDKFAKRDFNKNYFKNIEEVKNTASQELLDNLINVRKPFVSKFVKNC; from the coding sequence ATGGAAAAAGCTTACGAAAATATTAATGTTTTTTTGGACGTTGAACTTAGCACAAGGAACGACGTTTTAGAGTACATATCAAGCAAAGCTGTAGAACTAAATATTTATAGTAATAAAGATGATCTTTTGTTAGGCTTCCTAAGCAGAGAAAAAGAAGCATCCACGGGCTTTGAGGACGGTTTTGCTATACCGCATTCAAAAGTCAAAGGAATTCAAGAACCAAGTATAATTTGTGTAAGATTAAAAAATGGTGTTGACTGGGAATCACTAGATAAAAAACCAACAAATATCGCAATTGCGTTGATCATTCCCGATAAAGCTAATGAAGACCACATAAATCTTTTGAGCAGTATTGCAATTAAGCTTATGAACAAAAACACCAGAGAGTCTTTAAAAAAAGCGACTACCAACGCAAAATTTATTAGTATTCTTTGTAAAGAGAAAGATAAACCCAAAGAAAGAGTACAAAAATTAGACCCTAAGGGACTTAATATTGTAGCTGTAACGGCATGTATTATAGGTGTTGCTCATACTTATATGGCTGAAGAAAGGTTATTAGATTCACTTACTAAGGCTGGACATAACATAAGAGTGGAAACCCAAGGTAGCAAAGGGGTAGGAACTCCTTTGACAAGCTCTGAAATAGAAAAAGCAGATATAGTAATTCTTGCAGCCGATACAAATGTTGAAAAATCAAGATTCAATGGTAAAAAAGTTTATGAAACACACGTTTCAAGAGCTATTAAAGAACCGCTAAAAGTTCTAAATGATGCTCTTGATAAAGGAAAGGTATTACAAGATTCAGTAAGTTTTGGTGATGCTAGTTCTCAATACCACGAGAAACAAGGTGTTTTAAAACATATTCTTGCTGGTATAAGTTATATGATACCAATTATAATTATGGGTGGTATTTGTCTAGCGGCCTCACTAGGAATAGCGAAAGCAATATGAGGACCAACTGCATCTACAACTGGTCTAAATAACGAGCATCCTTGAAATCCATTGGCTATAATGGAAAAAATTGGGGGTGCAGCCTTTACATTGATGATTCCAATACTAGCTGCTTTTATAGCTAATTCAATTGCAGGAAGGGCAGCCATTGCCCCTGCACTAGTTGGTGGTTTTATTGGAAATGATGCAAAAAACTTTATGCCTTTACCAGGAATGCCTGAAGCTTCCGCACCAATGGGTTTCATTGGAGCAATTATTGCAGGACTACTAGTTGGGTATTTTGTGAGATGAGTTAATACTTGAAATGTTCCAAAGGCTTTACGAGCAGCGATGCCAATTTTCTTTATACCGATCATTGGTGGTGTTGGGATTTCAATACTATTTATATATATAATTGGTGGACCAATTGGATATGTTGTAGGAGAGTTTGGAGAAGCAATTAAAAAAGGATATAAATCAGAATCATTTGGTGTTGGTTTAGGAATGGCATTAGGTATATTATTAGGAGCAATGGCTTCATTTGATATGGGTGGACCAATTAATAAAGTTGCCTTTGTTACATGTGTTGCGTTAATTGATCAACAAGTATACTATCCAATGGGTGCTATGGCCACTGCAATACCAATAGCCCCTCTAGGAATGGGTTTAACCTCAGTTCTATTCAAAAGATTTTTTTCTAAAGATGAACAAGCGATGGGTGCTAGTGCCATAATTATGGGTACAATAGGTATTTCCGAAGGAGCTATACCCTTTGCTATAAGAGACCCTAAAAGAGCTATTCCTTGCAATATTTTAGGTGGAATGGTTGCAGGTGGAATAGCAGGAGCATTTAAAATAGAAGATAGTGCTGGACATGGTGGACCAATTGTCGCATTCCTCGGTGCTATACCTTATGGAGAACAAACTTTAATTTACTTCGTAGCAGTAGCTGCCGGTGTTTTTGTAACAAGCTCTTTATATGGATTATGATTAGTTTCTTCTCTTGGTAAAGTAGGATCTGTAAAGGAAGCAAAAGTTAAAAGAATAGAAGTTTTATTAGAGGAAAGAAAACAAAAAGAGTACGAAGTAACTAGAAAAATAAAAAACCTAAAACAACTTATAAAAAATGCAAATAACGAGGACGAAGTCTCTGCTTTAAAAATTAAAATAGAGGACTTACGATCACAATATCTACCAATAAAAACAGAATTTATAGAAAGAAAAGAAAAAACTAATAAATCCTATCTAGAGGTAAAAAACTCAGAAAAATCATTTGTAGCATCTAATAGAAAAAATATTAAAGATGCTAAAAATAAGATTATTAAAAATAAAAAAGAGGAGCTTGAAAAACTACATAAAGCAAAAGCCGAAAGTTTTAAAACACTGGATAAGTTCGCTAAAAGAGACTTTAACAAAAACTATTTTAAAAATATTGAAGAAGTTAAAAATACGGCTAGTCAAGAGCTTTTAGATAACTTGATTAATGTGCGCAAACCTTTTGTTTCAAAGTTTGTAAAAAATTGCTAA
- a CDS encoding alpha/beta fold hydrolase: METCILKGYENKDLQLYIWKDVSSPKGVLQLVHGSCEHSLRYNDFAKYLNSIGWIVIANDHRGHGKTANVEDNELGYFSDDEGWNIIIEDLKYVNNYIKSNYANLDIVMFGHSMGSFMSRTFIIKYPTLLEGVILSGTGWQNNFLLNIAIRLAKRNQKKYGSKNIDKKIWNLSYKKLNKRYSKSNSNGVEWLSSVEDVQSNFLNDPLCGQIFTSSAFKDMFEGIKFIQNTTNISKVSKNLPILLLSGKDDPVGNYTKSVNKTYKVFINNSLKVEMKLYDKMRHEILNEVNKEQVYEDINNFLSKIKNTSLK; encoded by the coding sequence ATGGAAACTTGTATTTTAAAAGGTTACGAAAATAAAGATCTACAGTTATATATTTGAAAAGATGTTTCTTCCCCAAAGGGTGTTTTACAATTGGTACACGGAAGTTGTGAGCATTCTCTTCGCTACAATGATTTTGCAAAGTATTTAAATAGTATTGGATGAATTGTAATAGCTAACGATCATAGGGGTCATGGCAAAACAGCAAATGTAGAAGATAATGAGTTGGGTTATTTCTCAGATGATGAAGGTTGAAACATAATCATAGAAGATTTAAAGTATGTTAATAATTATATAAAGAGTAATTATGCAAATTTAGATATCGTAATGTTTGGACATTCTATGGGAAGCTTTATGAGTAGAACATTTATTATAAAATATCCCACTCTGTTGGAGGGAGTAATTTTATCAGGAACCGGTTGACAAAATAATTTTCTTTTAAATATTGCAATCAGGTTGGCTAAACGTAACCAAAAAAAGTATGGTTCTAAAAATATTGATAAAAAAATTTGAAACCTAAGTTATAAAAAATTAAATAAGCGTTACAGTAAATCAAACAGCAACGGTGTAGAATGGTTAAGCTCGGTTGAAGATGTACAATCAAACTTTTTAAATGATCCACTATGTGGTCAAATATTTACATCAAGTGCTTTTAAAGATATGTTTGAAGGAATAAAGTTCATACAAAATACAACAAACATCTCTAAAGTATCTAAAAATCTACCTATTTTGTTGTTGTCAGGTAAGGATGACCCAGTAGGAAACTACACTAAATCTGTCAATAAAACATATAAAGTGTTTATTAACAACTCTTTAAAAGTTGAAATGAAATTGTACGACAAAATGAGACATGAAATATTAAACGAAGTGAACAAAGAACAAGTGTATGAAGATATAAATAATTTTTTAAGTAAAATCAAAAATACTAGTTTAAAATAA
- the asnS gene encoding asparagine--tRNA ligase, with translation MDLKFIYKNHKEYEGKEVSFIARIRSHRQGKNINFLVMNDGTTINDIQVVYTSDLKNINSISEARVSAILEVKGIIALTPGKQQEFEIKATNIELLDQAVENYPLQKKEHSPEFLREIAHLRARTKTFQSIFRIRSAAAFAIHKFFNENDFIYVHTPIITENDAEGAGESFIVTNRADDKYEEDFFAKKATLTVSGQLNAEAYAQAFKKVYTFGPTFRAENSNTSRHAAEFWMIEPEVAFADLNDNIELIESMVKYVINYLFEHNKEELLFCEQNLEKGLIDKLQNVKDSNFVINDYREVIEILKEAVKNGHVFEDSRIEFGMDLGTEHERYICEVVNNCPTFVKNYPKEIKAFYMKQNDDQKTVAAVDLLVPGIGELVGGSQREDDYDKLISRCLEMGIKQEDLWWYNDLRKFGYYKSAGFGLGFERLIMYVTGATNIRDVLPFPRTPRNLLF, from the coding sequence ATGGATCTAAAATTTATTTATAAAAACCACAAGGAATATGAAGGTAAGGAAGTGTCTTTCATAGCTCGTATTAGAAGTCACAGACAGGGTAAAAATATAAATTTTCTTGTGATGAATGATGGAACTACTATTAATGACATTCAAGTAGTCTACACTAGCGATTTAAAAAACATTAATAGTATCTCTGAAGCAAGAGTTAGTGCAATTCTCGAAGTAAAAGGGATAATCGCTTTAACCCCCGGGAAACAACAGGAGTTCGAAATTAAGGCAACAAATATAGAATTATTAGATCAAGCAGTTGAAAACTATCCTTTACAAAAAAAAGAACACTCACCAGAATTTTTAAGGGAAATTGCGCATCTAAGAGCAAGAACAAAAACTTTTCAATCGATTTTTAGAATAAGGTCAGCTGCCGCATTTGCAATACATAAGTTCTTTAATGAAAACGATTTTATTTACGTGCATACTCCAATAATCACTGAGAATGATGCAGAAGGTGCTGGAGAATCATTTATAGTGACAAACAGAGCAGATGATAAATATGAAGAAGACTTTTTTGCTAAAAAAGCTACATTGACTGTCTCTGGGCAATTGAATGCAGAAGCATATGCACAGGCATTTAAAAAAGTTTATACTTTTGGTCCAACATTTAGAGCAGAAAACTCTAATACTTCAAGACATGCCGCTGAATTTTGAATGATTGAGCCTGAAGTAGCTTTTGCTGACTTAAATGATAATATAGAGTTAATAGAATCAATGGTTAAATATGTAATCAATTATTTGTTTGAGCACAATAAAGAAGAATTATTATTTTGTGAGCAAAACCTTGAAAAAGGTTTAATTGATAAACTGCAGAATGTAAAAGATTCTAACTTTGTAATCAATGATTACAGGGAAGTCATTGAGATACTTAAAGAAGCCGTTAAAAACGGACATGTATTTGAAGACTCAAGAATAGAGTTCGGAATGGACTTGGGTACAGAACACGAAAGATACATTTGTGAAGTTGTAAATAACTGTCCTACTTTCGTAAAAAACTACCCAAAAGAAATCAAGGCTTTTTACATGAAACAAAACGATGATCAAAAAACTGTAGCTGCAGTAGACTTGTTGGTTCCAGGAATTGGTGAATTAGTTGGTGGAAGTCAGAGGGAAGATGATTATGATAAGCTAATCTCTAGGTGCCTTGAAATGGGAATTAAACAAGAAGATTTATGGTGATACAATGACCTAAGAAAGTTTGGTTATTATAAATCAGCAGGATTTGGATTAGGGTTTGAAAGACTTATAATGTATGTAACTGGTGCAACTAATATCAGAGATGTTCTTCCGTTTCCTAGAACTCCAAGAAACTTATTGTTTTAA
- a CDS encoding glycosyltransferase yields MLLSFVVVTQEGLQDFEKTINSINNQSLQDYEIIIVMDRPSHDDNNDSLVKKLFTEKDNVKVVFNSSIQGSSLSWNLALDLAEGKYIKFFKEGDFIAPNFVEVISENLEKNKDKELDIIEYKIQFTGNVESEILTYLDKGKVYEISKDFDPYAYTNPLLFNKIFRTKLIKDFGFKFRNFVRYDMLFVYKVLGQTEYYLFIDSESIEKSNIQPIPYSVFDQVNQWTHILNYYRRIGKYKHLKDYLNYSYYKTLVYIWLWEIKKYDNKLLIKKATNFAIRKFKDKRVEFTTDNTVFLEKRDERFTEICVNFDDYIKEIYKVVK; encoded by the coding sequence ATGCTTCTTTCATTTGTGGTTGTTACTCAGGAAGGGTTACAAGACTTCGAAAAAACAATAAATAGTATCAATAATCAAAGCTTGCAAGATTATGAAATAATAATAGTGATGGACAGACCATCTCATGACGATAATAATGATTCATTAGTAAAAAAACTTTTCACAGAAAAAGACAATGTCAAAGTAGTTTTCAATAGTTCTATTCAAGGTTCATCACTTTCTTGAAATTTAGCTTTGGATTTAGCTGAAGGAAAGTATATAAAGTTCTTTAAAGAAGGTGATTTTATAGCACCAAACTTTGTAGAAGTTATAAGCGAAAACTTAGAAAAAAATAAAGATAAAGAGTTAGATATTATTGAATATAAAATTCAATTCACAGGTAATGTGGAAAGTGAAATTTTAACATATTTGGACAAAGGAAAAGTATACGAAATTAGTAAAGATTTTGATCCCTATGCGTACACTAATCCCTTACTTTTTAACAAAATTTTTAGAACAAAGTTAATAAAGGACTTTGGGTTTAAATTCAGGAATTTTGTAAGATACGATATGCTGTTCGTATACAAGGTTTTGGGACAAACTGAATATTATTTATTCATTGACTCTGAATCAATTGAAAAATCTAACATCCAACCAATACCTTACTCTGTTTTTGATCAAGTAAATCAGTGAACACACATTTTAAACTATTATAGAAGAATCGGAAAGTATAAACATCTTAAGGATTATTTGAATTACAGCTATTACAAAACTTTAGTTTATATTTGACTATGAGAAATTAAAAAATACGATAATAAGTTATTGATAAAAAAAGCAACAAATTTTGCTATAAGAAAATTTAAAGATAAAAGAGTAGAGTTCACTACTGATAACACCGTTTTTTTAGAAAAAAGAGACGAAAGATTTACTGAAATTTGTGTTAATTTTGATGATTATATAAAAGAGATTTACAAAGTCGTTAAATAA
- a CDS encoding serine hydrolase, with protein sequence MGKLPKTIENFNSDSSQNWVPAHLGRVFFARFFDIVISSVPMLIVFIFYRVVDSKTALIAVSSGLLTIFLYFNIVPLFFKGKTLAKLMFGLKIIHLENKKITFKILFIRELYFLYIPLLFQLLCQIAAVSIFLLFTSDGEENANLMASTTSFILQRIGYAFYVGWFLYLLITIYLQVDHIAAIDLKLKIRVLHTIKVYNEPNIKKETHIHLENKKPGIINLEELNVIQGANMFKNSCNAIETMIEEKYFSGAVFCVSKNKEQVFLKSFGINDVKENTPMNENLIFRAYSMTKPVTVIAFLRLVDAGIVSIDDEISKFLPVFKSLNVLQTKTSDNVVPLSNPITFKHLLTMTAGFTYHGNKNKTQILTSEFLKNYVVGENGKYWNYDDFCTNLSKIPLLFQPGTDWNYGLEIDVLAAAIEKITNQSFRDHLKDTLFKDLGMSDSDFYLFDKSREAFVNVWNTGEDGNTLRKRNNFKYLSQEIDKVPNAPMGGAGLFTTATDYNKFLNFLLDGKNSEGQQLISEKLLNEMCKDQLGALKKSFIWTLNADYSYGYGVRVRIDNNESPLTEIGEFGWDGLLGSASLVDKKNNITMNIMLSSFPGHNKKISTEFFEAFYKDVK encoded by the coding sequence ATGGGTAAATTACCTAAAACTATCGAAAATTTTAATTCAGACTCTTCACAAAATTGAGTGCCTGCTCATCTAGGAAGAGTCTTTTTTGCACGGTTTTTCGATATCGTGATTAGTTCAGTTCCGATGTTGATAGTTTTCATTTTTTATAGAGTGGTGGATAGTAAAACAGCCTTAATTGCTGTGAGTTCAGGTTTGTTAACTATTTTTCTTTACTTCAACATAGTACCCTTATTTTTCAAAGGAAAAACTTTAGCAAAGTTGATGTTTGGATTAAAAATTATACATTTAGAAAACAAAAAAATAACATTTAAAATATTATTTATTAGGGAGCTTTATTTTTTATATATCCCGTTGCTTTTTCAGTTATTATGTCAAATTGCAGCCGTATCTATTTTTTTACTATTCACAAGTGATGGTGAAGAAAATGCTAACCTAATGGCCTCCACAACAAGCTTTATTTTGCAAAGGATTGGTTATGCGTTCTATGTAGGCTGATTTTTGTATTTACTCATCACCATATATTTACAAGTTGATCATATAGCTGCAATAGATTTAAAATTAAAAATAAGAGTTTTGCACACAATAAAGGTGTACAATGAACCTAACATAAAAAAAGAGACACATATTCATTTGGAGAATAAAAAACCAGGAATTATTAACCTAGAAGAGTTGAATGTTATACAAGGGGCAAATATGTTTAAAAATAGTTGTAATGCAATAGAAACAATGATAGAAGAGAAATACTTTAGTGGTGCTGTTTTTTGTGTGTCAAAAAACAAAGAGCAGGTTTTTTTAAAGTCATTTGGAATAAATGATGTCAAAGAAAACACACCAATGAACGAAAATTTAATTTTTAGAGCTTATTCAATGACTAAACCAGTTACTGTTATCGCGTTTCTAAGATTAGTCGATGCAGGTATAGTTAGTATCGACGATGAAATTTCAAAATTTTTACCGGTATTCAAAAGTCTTAATGTACTCCAAACTAAAACAAGTGATAATGTAGTTCCTCTATCTAATCCAATAACTTTTAAACATTTACTTACAATGACGGCCGGTTTTACATATCATGGTAATAAAAATAAAACACAAATATTGACTTCTGAGTTCCTAAAAAACTATGTTGTTGGTGAAAATGGCAAATATTGGAATTACGATGATTTCTGCACTAATTTAAGTAAAATACCTCTTTTATTTCAACCAGGAACTGACTGAAATTACGGTTTAGAAATTGACGTATTGGCAGCTGCAATTGAAAAAATAACTAATCAATCGTTTAGAGATCATTTGAAAGATACATTATTCAAAGACTTAGGAATGTCAGATAGTGATTTTTATTTATTTGATAAGAGTCGAGAAGCATTTGTTAATGTATGAAATACCGGAGAAGATGGAAACACTTTAAGAAAAAGAAATAACTTCAAATATCTTTCACAAGAAATAGACAAAGTTCCTAATGCCCCTATGGGCGGAGCTGGTTTATTCACAACTGCGACCGATTACAATAAGTTTTTAAATTTTTTACTCGATGGTAAAAACTCTGAAGGTCAGCAATTAATCTCAGAAAAATTATTAAATGAAATGTGTAAAGACCAACTTGGGGCACTTAAAAAAAGTTTTATTTGAACTTTAAATGCGGATTATTCTTATGGTTACGGAGTTAGGGTTAGAATAGACAACAACGAGTCGCCTTTGACAGAGATCGGCGAGTTTGGTTGAGATGGTCTTTTAGGGTCTGCATCATTAGTAGATAAGAAAAATAATATAACAATGAATATAATGTTAAGCTCGTTTCCAGGGCATAATAAAAAAATATCAACAGAGTTTTTCGAAGCATTTTATAAAGATGTTAAGTAA